One window from the genome of Leptospira broomii serovar Hurstbridge str. 5399 encodes:
- the mtnA gene encoding S-methyl-5-thioribose-1-phosphate isomerase — protein MEKQNLRPIFWEGRILRLLDQRMIPGKKEWFLASTADDTILAIREMIVRGAPAIAITGLFGVVLELKKFDAKPSYESLETILSRILESRPTAVNLRTALDEFRKLLPKEKFESLSLSEIQNIAEKFAIGVYEDDIRNNIALSNNGLALFPNKSEKIRILTHCNTGALATAGHGTALGVIRSLHEEGYDLTVYADETRPYLQGARLTAWELLEEGIDSYLITDSMAGWLMTTQKINAVIVGVDRVAANGDSANKIGTYPLAIVAKAHGVPFYIAATEKSFDFRIPSGKDIPIEMRNPEEVTRLNFLKKEDGSPILGEGVIAPKEVKALNPSFDVTPAVLITAFITERGIVKPSEIQKVFG, from the coding sequence TTGGAAAAGCAAAATTTACGCCCTATCTTCTGGGAAGGCCGAATTTTACGTCTTTTAGACCAGCGCATGATACCCGGCAAAAAAGAGTGGTTTTTGGCTTCGACCGCGGACGATACAATTCTAGCCATCCGCGAAATGATTGTTAGGGGGGCGCCGGCAATTGCGATCACCGGATTATTCGGTGTGGTCTTAGAATTAAAAAAATTCGACGCCAAGCCGTCATATGAATCGCTGGAGACAATTCTATCTCGCATCTTAGAATCAAGGCCGACAGCGGTTAATCTGCGAACCGCTCTCGACGAATTTAGAAAACTACTCCCGAAAGAAAAATTCGAATCTTTAAGCTTAAGCGAAATCCAAAATATCGCCGAGAAATTTGCGATCGGTGTCTACGAAGATGATATTCGAAATAATATAGCTTTATCGAATAATGGATTGGCATTATTTCCGAATAAGTCGGAAAAAATAAGAATTTTAACTCACTGTAATACCGGAGCCCTCGCAACGGCGGGTCACGGCACGGCCTTGGGTGTGATCCGCTCTCTCCATGAAGAAGGATACGATCTAACGGTCTATGCAGATGAAACTAGGCCTTATCTTCAAGGCGCACGACTAACCGCTTGGGAACTATTAGAGGAAGGGATTGATTCTTACTTAATTACGGATAGTATGGCAGGTTGGTTGATGACGACTCAGAAAATCAATGCAGTGATTGTCGGGGTCGATCGAGTCGCAGCCAATGGAGACTCCGCCAACAAAATCGGAACATATCCCTTAGCCATCGTAGCGAAGGCCCATGGCGTACCTTTCTACATTGCTGCCACGGAAAAAAGTTTCGATTTCCGAATCCCTTCCGGTAAAGATATTCCGATAGAAATGCGAAACCCTGAAGAAGTCACAAGATTGAATTTCTTAAAAAAAGAAGACGGTTCCCCTATTTTAGGGGAAGGCGTTATTGCTCCAAAAGAGGTCAAAGCTCTAAATCCCTCATTCGATGTAACTCCTGCCGTGTTGATCACTGCATTTATTACCGAAAGAGGTATCGTAAAACCGTCCGAAATCCAAAAAGTATTCGGTTAA
- the lpdA gene encoding dihydrolipoyl dehydrogenase: MAENFDVTVIGGGPGGYVAAIRAAQLGLNVCLVEKEKLGGVCLNWGCIPTKALLESAHLLQSIRRAETFGLKVTEVEPDFPAVIKRSRGVADTMANGVDFLMKKNKISVKKGSAVFKDNDTIWLPDSSKEEIHSEFFIIATGARPRELPGLSFDGEKVLSSKHAMIQEGAPKSLAIIGAGAIGAEFADFYSTMGTDITLIELQDRILPLEDSEISNLLNRSFAKRGIKILANVGVTEPKLEANGVSLLLKGEGFPANGERQEFAKVLVAIGVVPNTEGLFLEEVGVFLQKGFVKVDTKYKSKVPNIYAIGDCIGAPLLAHVASMEGVKAAEAISIAKGNPHNLVYEPIDYGKIPACTYCHPEVASIGYKEEEAKKAGFEIAVGKFPFRVSGRAQALGDTEGLVKLVADKKTGEILGAHLIGPNVTELLGEINLGIGSELTLKEIAGRIHAHPTLSEALMEAAAQGLGEAINL, encoded by the coding sequence ATGGCCGAAAATTTTGACGTAACCGTGATTGGCGGTGGTCCGGGCGGTTATGTTGCCGCAATCAGAGCCGCACAATTAGGATTGAACGTTTGCCTCGTTGAAAAAGAAAAACTCGGCGGCGTGTGCTTGAATTGGGGATGCATTCCCACAAAAGCCCTGTTAGAATCCGCGCATCTTCTCCAATCGATACGAAGAGCGGAAACCTTCGGCCTCAAAGTCACAGAGGTCGAACCCGATTTTCCTGCGGTAATCAAACGTTCTCGTGGAGTCGCTGATACGATGGCGAATGGTGTCGACTTCCTCATGAAGAAAAATAAAATTTCCGTAAAGAAAGGAAGCGCTGTTTTCAAAGATAATGATACGATTTGGCTTCCTGATTCTTCAAAAGAGGAAATTCATTCAGAATTTTTTATCATTGCGACGGGCGCACGTCCCCGAGAACTTCCCGGTTTATCTTTTGACGGTGAAAAAGTTCTATCAAGTAAACACGCGATGATCCAAGAAGGCGCCCCCAAATCTCTCGCCATTATAGGAGCAGGAGCTATCGGAGCCGAATTTGCCGACTTTTATTCGACGATGGGAACGGATATCACCCTTATTGAATTGCAGGATAGAATCCTACCCTTAGAAGATTCCGAAATTTCAAACTTGCTGAACCGATCTTTTGCAAAGCGCGGAATTAAAATACTCGCAAATGTAGGAGTCACTGAGCCGAAACTAGAAGCGAATGGAGTCTCCTTATTATTAAAAGGAGAAGGCTTTCCTGCAAACGGAGAAAGGCAGGAATTTGCGAAAGTTTTAGTCGCAATCGGAGTCGTTCCCAACACCGAAGGATTGTTTTTGGAAGAGGTCGGAGTGTTCCTTCAAAAAGGATTCGTAAAAGTGGATACTAAATATAAAAGTAAAGTCCCGAATATATATGCGATTGGAGATTGTATAGGAGCTCCCCTACTCGCGCATGTAGCTTCGATGGAAGGAGTCAAAGCAGCCGAGGCGATATCGATCGCAAAGGGGAACCCTCACAATCTTGTCTATGAACCCATCGATTATGGCAAAATTCCTGCATGCACATATTGCCATCCGGAAGTGGCATCCATCGGTTACAAGGAAGAAGAGGCTAAGAAAGCGGGTTTCGAAATTGCGGTAGGAAAATTTCCATTTCGAGTCAGTGGTCGCGCTCAAGCGTTAGGAGACACGGAAGGGTTGGTAAAATTAGTAGCGGATAAGAAGACAGGGGAAATATTAGGAGCCCACCTGATAGGCCCGAACGTGACTGAATTATTGGGGGAGATCAACTTGGGAATCGGGTCGGAATTGACCTTGAAAGAAATCGCCGGTAGAATTCATGCGCATCCGACTCTTTCAGAAGCTCTTATGGAAGCCGCAGCCCAAGGATTGGGAGAAGCGATTAATCTATAG
- a CDS encoding DUF342 domain-containing protein, with protein sequence MIVSTEQTSGLPEQDTSWESVFTLKVANDALSAELTIRPGMIKGRSLSTGVILEFLHDRDISQERVLNDQIYQTLKHLADATSKMNFSPVTFPVAAGLPPTKGEDGWLKFYHPQAQRVKIGEDGKADFRNIDRYIYVKEGEKLATLFEGIPGKAGIDVFGKPIAPPAIKRPKLTVGKNVQERQTLVDGKPLREYHATTNGAIFSTDSSVTVSQELQIDSNVGIGTGNVNYDGNVLVKGDIELGASVVTNGSLIVKGNIESSDLTIARDLEASGGIKGDGRNVIKIGGHLNAKFIENAEIEVDGDVVIEGFILNSKIHCLGTIALNGSNANLVSSSVTAFTGLVCSNLGSQAELDTVVELGFHFRNDRAFEELTKRLHSAEKEMEKVLPKIQQIKQLVQRSRGQIPEEKKEGYRKVFEEYNEKNRFIEALKQKIEVLRTTRFHPGEVQLVVRKGAYKGAIIKYRRQIEKIDKFQSAFMMRFHPGQDKAAMVAVKAQK encoded by the coding sequence ATGATTGTGAGTACTGAACAAACCTCAGGATTGCCGGAACAAGATACAAGCTGGGAAAGCGTATTTACTTTGAAAGTAGCTAACGACGCTTTATCAGCCGAACTTACGATTCGGCCTGGGATGATAAAAGGGCGTTCCTTATCTACGGGAGTTATCCTAGAATTTTTACATGATCGAGATATATCTCAAGAACGAGTTTTAAACGATCAAATTTATCAAACACTAAAGCACCTAGCCGATGCTACTTCGAAAATGAATTTTTCGCCGGTAACCTTTCCTGTCGCAGCGGGTCTTCCTCCGACGAAAGGAGAGGATGGATGGTTGAAATTTTACCATCCCCAAGCTCAGAGAGTAAAAATCGGGGAGGATGGAAAGGCCGATTTTCGGAACATCGATCGATACATATACGTTAAAGAAGGCGAGAAACTTGCGACCCTCTTTGAAGGAATTCCCGGCAAAGCCGGAATCGACGTATTCGGAAAACCGATAGCCCCTCCTGCGATAAAGAGGCCGAAATTAACCGTTGGAAAGAACGTGCAGGAAAGGCAGACGTTGGTGGACGGAAAACCGTTACGCGAATACCACGCGACTACAAACGGAGCCATATTTTCCACAGACAGTTCGGTTACCGTTTCTCAGGAATTGCAGATCGATTCCAATGTAGGAATAGGAACGGGAAACGTTAATTACGACGGAAACGTATTAGTCAAAGGTGATATAGAATTGGGTGCATCCGTTGTTACGAACGGAAGTTTGATCGTTAAAGGAAATATCGAATCTTCCGATCTTACCATCGCCAGGGATTTGGAAGCAAGCGGTGGAATTAAAGGTGATGGCAGAAACGTCATAAAAATAGGCGGCCACTTAAACGCTAAATTCATAGAAAACGCCGAGATAGAAGTCGATGGAGACGTAGTAATCGAAGGATTTATTTTGAATTCCAAAATCCATTGCCTTGGGACGATTGCATTGAATGGTTCGAACGCGAATCTAGTTTCTTCGTCGGTAACTGCGTTTACCGGTTTGGTATGCAGCAATTTGGGCTCTCAAGCGGAATTGGATACCGTCGTTGAATTAGGATTTCATTTTCGGAACGATCGCGCTTTTGAGGAATTGACTAAGCGTTTGCATTCCGCCGAAAAAGAAATGGAGAAGGTTCTTCCCAAGATTCAGCAAATTAAACAGCTAGTTCAGCGGTCTCGAGGTCAAATTCCTGAAGAGAAGAAAGAAGGCTATCGTAAGGTTTTCGAAGAGTATAACGAAAAAAATCGATTTATAGAAGCCTTAAAGCAAAAGATCGAGGTTCTTAGAACGACTCGTTTCCATCCTGGAGAAGTACAACTAGTCGTTCGGAAGGGAGCTTATAAGGGAGCGATTATCAAGTATAGAAGGCAAATCGAGAAGATCGACAAATTTCAGTCAGCCTTCATGATGCGTTTTCATCCAGGCCAGGATAAAGCGGCGATGGTCGCAGTCAAAGCTCAAAAATAA
- a CDS encoding pseudouridine synthase family protein has translation MTFREKSNPSRSIASDKPMQSLKICYRGSFLLIAEKPAGLPVHATLDPRRKNFADLVQAQENLTYLRLVNRLDLDTTGLVVFCTDPEKNKEADEILSHAEKKYLCIVNGIPPDKLFREECFLKDGKGRITAVRSGGKKAITDFKVLSTNTDANISILEATLITGRRHQIRFQIAAAGFPILGETVYIPNDLRIKKSVPIPNRSLLHSYLLKFKTEEGIHSQTLSPLPNDFQKYLPFFPGISLPN, from the coding sequence ATGACGTTCCGGGAAAAATCAAATCCTTCACGATCGATAGCTTCTGATAAGCCTATGCAAAGTTTGAAAATTTGTTACCGTGGAAGTTTTTTACTCATAGCCGAGAAGCCGGCCGGTCTTCCAGTTCATGCAACACTAGATCCGCGTCGAAAAAACTTTGCGGATCTAGTCCAAGCACAGGAAAACCTCACGTATCTCCGACTCGTGAATCGATTGGATTTGGATACGACAGGTTTAGTCGTATTTTGTACCGATCCGGAAAAAAATAAGGAAGCCGATGAGATCCTATCCCACGCGGAAAAAAAATATTTATGCATTGTTAATGGAATTCCCCCGGATAAATTGTTTCGAGAAGAATGTTTCTTGAAGGACGGGAAAGGTCGTATAACAGCCGTTCGGTCAGGCGGGAAAAAGGCAATCACCGATTTTAAAGTTCTATCGACTAACACAGATGCTAACATCTCTATTCTTGAGGCTACCTTAATAACGGGAAGAAGACACCAAATTCGATTTCAAATCGCTGCCGCAGGGTTTCCTATTTTAGGTGAAACCGTTTATATACCGAACGATCTGAGAATAAAAAAATCGGTTCCGATCCCAAACCGTTCTTTACTTCATTCTTATCTTCTAAAATTCAAAACGGAGGAAGGAATTCATTCGCAAACGCTTTCGCCGCTCCCGAATGATTTTCAAAAATACCTTCCCTTTTTTCCTGGAATTTCCCTGCCTAATTGA
- a CDS encoding helix-turn-helix domain-containing protein: MNQADAEELDGKDLVSSEHITEVVKENLKLIRHTKGLSLDKLASRCGVSRAMLSQIEQGKSVPTIAVLWKIANGLNVPFSELLKEKGTDGVLVLKAENTKILYSSSKVFSSRALFPFLGGRRTEFYELVLKPGGIEVAEPHQAGTTENLVVVSGKLRLRVADKVVELDTKDSVFFRADVPHEYINPTDNETLMYLVMDYRDEVS; encoded by the coding sequence ATGAACCAGGCCGATGCGGAAGAATTAGACGGAAAAGATCTCGTCTCCAGTGAACATATTACAGAAGTCGTAAAAGAAAACCTTAAATTAATCCGCCATACTAAAGGCCTCTCATTAGATAAATTGGCCTCGCGTTGCGGAGTTAGTCGGGCAATGCTATCTCAAATCGAGCAGGGTAAGAGCGTTCCGACAATAGCAGTTCTTTGGAAAATCGCGAACGGTTTGAATGTGCCGTTTAGCGAACTGTTAAAAGAAAAGGGAACCGACGGGGTACTCGTTTTAAAAGCTGAAAATACGAAGATTTTATATTCCAGTTCTAAAGTTTTCTCGAGCCGGGCTTTGTTTCCTTTCTTGGGAGGAAGGAGAACCGAATTTTACGAATTGGTTTTGAAACCCGGAGGAATCGAAGTCGCAGAACCTCATCAAGCGGGAACTACGGAGAATCTTGTGGTAGTATCCGGAAAATTAAGACTCCGAGTTGCGGACAAGGTAGTGGAGCTCGATACTAAAGATTCGGTGTTCTTTAGAGCCGACGTTCCTCATGAATACATCAATCCGACAGATAACGAAACTTTGATGTATCTAGTCATGGATTACAGGGACGAGGTTTCCTGA
- the perRB gene encoding peroxide-responsive transcriptional repressor PerRB, translating to MNHFDKKNNYCLTPDEIEMRLKSVSIQPTMQRISICQYVLCEADHPTAEEVKEWVDSRSFKMSLATVYNTLNVLVSAGLLREFKFSCLGKSVYDSNIDDHYHFFDETTGKFHDVDASLLSLESHLPTEFKVNKVDILFSGTMDPIKSESISID from the coding sequence ATGAATCATTTCGATAAGAAGAATAACTACTGCCTCACTCCAGATGAGATCGAAATGCGGTTAAAGTCCGTTTCTATTCAACCTACGATGCAACGAATTTCAATTTGCCAGTATGTTCTTTGTGAAGCGGATCATCCGACTGCGGAGGAAGTTAAGGAATGGGTGGATAGCCGGTCATTTAAGATGAGTTTGGCTACCGTCTATAATACTTTGAATGTGCTTGTCTCTGCCGGCCTTCTCCGTGAATTTAAGTTTTCCTGTCTAGGAAAATCCGTCTACGATAGCAATATAGACGATCACTACCATTTTTTTGATGAGACCACTGGTAAATTTCACGATGTAGATGCATCTTTGCTCAGTCTCGAATCTCATCTGCCGACTGAATTCAAAGTCAATAAGGTAGACATTCTGTTTTCGGGTACGATGGATCCTATTAAGAGCGAATCAATTTCTATAGATTAA
- a CDS encoding class I SAM-dependent DNA methyltransferase produces MKLYSELAEYYFDIEKNTRKFDLETQFLDRLFRKHRIRNILDLGCGTGEHVTHFQGLGYKPKGVDSSVRMIEVAKKRYSHCRFEVGSMQTYKAAEQLDGIISLFGSFNYLLSNEEVEAALKHLEQNLKPAGIAVLEVWNAEPLRKIKRKAIAPVSQTKARNTIIQRNRGFRLVRADQATVVEVNYIYNLNSKEIKDKHLMRAYFLTEFQRMVSKHRMEILNVYSNYSEVKFRSNASRMILVLKKKSV; encoded by the coding sequence ATGAAACTATACTCGGAACTCGCGGAATACTACTTCGATATTGAAAAGAATACCAGGAAATTCGACTTGGAAACTCAATTCTTAGATCGTCTTTTCCGAAAGCATAGAATTCGAAATATATTGGATCTTGGCTGCGGCACAGGCGAACATGTCACGCATTTCCAGGGCCTTGGCTATAAGCCTAAGGGAGTCGATTCCTCCGTCCGAATGATCGAAGTCGCCAAAAAACGCTATTCTCATTGTCGATTCGAAGTAGGAAGCATGCAGACATATAAAGCGGCCGAGCAATTGGACGGAATTATAAGCTTATTCGGTTCGTTTAACTATCTGTTAAGTAACGAAGAGGTCGAAGCGGCCCTTAAACATTTAGAACAAAATCTAAAACCGGCCGGTATAGCCGTTCTGGAAGTTTGGAATGCAGAACCGTTGAGAAAGATAAAACGCAAGGCAATTGCACCGGTTTCCCAGACTAAAGCGCGGAATACGATAATTCAAAGAAATCGTGGGTTCAGATTGGTTCGTGCTGACCAAGCCACTGTAGTGGAAGTAAACTACATATACAATCTGAATTCAAAAGAGATCAAAGATAAGCATTTAATGCGAGCTTATTTTCTTACAGAATTTCAGCGAATGGTTTCAAAACATCGAATGGAAATTCTTAACGTTTATTCCAATTATAGCGAAGTAAAATTCCGAAGTAACGCAAGTCGGATGATCTTAGTACTCAAGAAAAAAAGCGTATAA
- a CDS encoding alpha/beta hydrolase family protein — protein sequence MIEKYYLVGLPFLIRYAGLGFSSVPSIQERNLVLDSGLEIRTKIFPGGRNAPAVYIQHGMSARGIEDPRILELARHLHSTGFTVYLPELPEIKDLKISSETVPKIRSTFRAIYKLEGKPVSYLSASFSAGMGMVALSNEEEQVKLSSTLLVGTYSDFSKTLPYVIANFERDPYAVYVMLYNYIKKVRNDFHLLEEFFLESALDSGLQRRADAAIGPRMYLALSPAEREFVDEIRSVPSFREELSAEILNSLPSGFIKENSPANFTSSWKKPIALLHGFDDPVISSTESEDLFRDLRNRLKDSPVLVKSRLLTHGDHLPFYTQFPEIPAMAKIWGFFIKNAFEA from the coding sequence ATGATAGAAAAATATTATTTAGTCGGTTTGCCCTTCCTGATTCGATACGCAGGTTTAGGTTTTTCTTCCGTTCCATCGATTCAAGAACGAAATCTTGTACTAGATTCAGGATTAGAAATAAGAACGAAAATTTTTCCAGGGGGAAGGAACGCTCCAGCCGTTTATATCCAGCACGGAATGAGTGCACGCGGAATCGAAGATCCTCGAATTTTGGAACTAGCAAGACATCTTCATAGTACCGGATTTACCGTTTACCTACCGGAATTGCCCGAAATCAAAGACTTAAAAATTTCTTCCGAAACTGTTCCTAAAATCCGTTCTACATTTCGCGCCATTTATAAACTGGAAGGTAAACCGGTTTCATACTTGTCTGCAAGCTTTTCGGCCGGCATGGGAATGGTAGCTCTTTCGAACGAAGAGGAACAAGTCAAGTTATCGTCAACCTTACTGGTTGGGACTTACTCCGATTTTAGCAAAACGCTTCCGTATGTAATCGCTAATTTTGAAAGAGACCCGTATGCGGTGTATGTCATGTTGTATAATTATATTAAAAAGGTACGGAATGATTTCCACCTCTTAGAAGAATTCTTTCTGGAATCCGCTTTGGATTCCGGACTGCAACGACGGGCAGATGCGGCAATCGGCCCAAGAATGTATCTTGCCCTCAGTCCTGCGGAACGCGAATTTGTGGATGAAATTAGATCCGTGCCATCGTTCAGGGAAGAATTGTCGGCGGAAATTTTGAATTCCCTTCCGTCCGGCTTCATTAAAGAGAATTCTCCTGCCAATTTTACTTCTTCTTGGAAAAAACCCATCGCATTGCTACACGGATTTGATGATCCGGTGATTTCTTCGACCGAATCCGAGGATTTATTCCGAGATCTCCGAAATCGACTCAAAGATTCCCCAGTCCTTGTAAAGTCGCGTTTACTGACTCACGGCGATCATTTGCCGTTTTATACGCAATTTCCGGAAATTCCAGCTATGGCCAAAATTTGGGGATTCTTTATAAAAAACGCCTTTGAGGCTTAA
- a CDS encoding LIC11177 family protein, with amino-acid sequence MAEKKKTILSEVLKREKFQKLEKKDKDKAPKSVIAVRPDLDSSPKKDDGPGRKIYKAIDESMGDLRFYFLEGEYREKLAGLFNSHESQFDRLGISPRRFLDFARESFDRFKQLQKKMPLEPMSKKAWEYMDRSLNELIGKLNEKFSR; translated from the coding sequence TTGGCGGAAAAAAAGAAAACCATTCTTAGCGAAGTTTTGAAGCGAGAAAAATTTCAGAAACTCGAAAAGAAAGATAAGGATAAGGCGCCGAAGAGCGTGATCGCCGTAAGACCTGATCTTGACTCGTCTCCGAAAAAGGATGATGGTCCCGGTCGTAAAATCTATAAAGCCATAGACGAGTCGATGGGGGATCTTCGCTTCTATTTTCTGGAAGGCGAGTATCGAGAAAAGTTAGCCGGACTTTTTAATTCTCACGAAAGCCAATTTGACCGTTTAGGAATTAGTCCCCGTCGATTTCTGGACTTTGCAAGGGAATCTTTTGATCGGTTCAAGCAGCTTCAAAAGAAAATGCCTCTAGAGCCGATGAGTAAAAAGGCCTGGGAATATATGGACCGCAGCCTAAACGAGCTCATAGGCAAACTAAACGAAAAGTTTAGCAGATAG
- a CDS encoding chemotaxis protein CheX, with amino-acid sequence MSLNLDPLLDEKFILTISQIFPEFLDKNLGVYAAREAFGPSKNEGFCYENCTSVEFKGEAEGRLFLAMDGYTKLKLLPKIARSFHIDPTIRSHAASIMLEFANQICAELISEMKLGRFEIDILPPENLNHKLVPVDLEHYRQYILIYFLKDESAKQYLGRIYLILLMKKY; translated from the coding sequence ATGTCTTTAAATTTGGATCCTTTACTCGACGAAAAATTTATTCTTACGATCTCTCAGATCTTTCCGGAATTTCTGGACAAAAATTTGGGAGTTTATGCTGCGAGAGAGGCTTTCGGCCCTTCCAAGAACGAAGGATTCTGTTACGAAAATTGTACGTCCGTAGAATTCAAAGGAGAAGCCGAAGGTAGATTGTTCTTAGCAATGGACGGTTACACAAAATTAAAATTATTGCCTAAGATTGCCCGCTCATTCCATATCGATCCGACGATCCGAAGTCATGCAGCGTCGATAATGCTTGAATTTGCCAATCAGATTTGTGCCGAACTCATTTCGGAAATGAAACTGGGTAGATTTGAAATCGATATATTACCGCCGGAAAATCTGAATCATAAATTAGTTCCCGTTGATTTGGAGCACTATAGGCAATATATACTAATCTATTTTTTAAAAGACGAAAGTGCAAAACAATATCTTGGAAGAATCTATCTGATTCTTCTTATGAAAAAATATTAA
- a CDS encoding Rossmann-fold NAD(P)-binding domain-containing protein yields MSESVALIVGGSGAAGQSAIQGLNEDRTISGRNWRIIATTSGDKDVEGADKTLKQIQLDEPDEAVSKIIEAIKTEDPVDILIYTPARGKLGYPASETPDEDIESGLKFCFDPMVELEKKLSPRLTIGYSAFYYLPYLLMYYGSLAFIKKKMEEWALEKPASRKMIRAGTFISQSARGISIILQRLAKSTPNPDLQKLIEEQKNSGKKFSDFFIDYIQKKEKENFLKDFPSIPYRFTEPKDLKDALLRILQGEPSPILSLVGAWVWTEKSLPPMPDYLKKR; encoded by the coding sequence ATGTCCGAATCCGTCGCACTGATTGTGGGAGGTTCCGGCGCCGCCGGCCAAAGCGCCATCCAGGGATTGAATGAAGACCGAACAATCTCGGGTCGAAATTGGAGAATCATCGCCACCACTTCCGGAGACAAAGATGTGGAAGGCGCGGATAAAACGTTGAAACAAATTCAACTGGATGAACCGGATGAGGCCGTCTCTAAAATAATCGAAGCTATAAAAACGGAAGATCCCGTGGATATTTTAATCTATACTCCGGCCCGAGGAAAATTAGGATACCCCGCTTCCGAAACACCGGACGAAGACATCGAATCCGGATTGAAATTTTGCTTCGATCCGATGGTGGAATTGGAAAAAAAATTATCTCCACGTTTGACAATCGGATACTCTGCGTTCTACTATTTACCGTACTTGCTTATGTATTACGGTTCTCTTGCCTTCATAAAAAAGAAAATGGAGGAATGGGCTTTGGAAAAACCCGCCTCTCGAAAAATGATTCGAGCCGGGACATTTATAAGCCAAAGCGCAAGAGGAATTTCGATTATACTCCAGAGATTAGCGAAATCCACTCCCAATCCTGATCTGCAAAAACTTATCGAAGAGCAAAAGAATTCGGGGAAAAAATTTTCGGACTTTTTCATCGATTATATTCAAAAAAAAGAAAAGGAGAATTTTCTGAAGGATTTTCCGTCCATTCCTTATCGGTTCACTGAGCCGAAGGACTTAAAGGACGCTTTATTACGAATCCTGCAAGGAGAGCCTTCTCCGATCCTATCGCTAGTTGGGGCCTGGGTTTGGACGGAGAAGTCGCTACCTCCGATGCCCGATTATCTCAAAAAAAGATGA
- a CDS encoding rhomboid family intramembrane serine protease, whose protein sequence is MAKRNYGSSLKLFGFSVFHPLNIILFTNFAVWGLLMLEGGGGILTYYFGLNPSLVVEKGMVWQIFTYGFLHVVGEGLFMPFLHIGMNMFGLYTLGFWICRYMNEWKFFTIYLLSQLGGGIFVVVFAFVGLKTGLVPEYSSWDSYHTSTIGASGGVFGILAIFGNLFPEARFAFPPVRAKYAPWVLVGVGFAYDLFTLLQYYRSEDHQTSFFGMMSNSGHLGGAVFGLLALKIFSHWGKPVKSPIFIKRIKKEASPNAPIPMDNLFEVQIRKNRDLLSKLHSISSVEEREKVLQPLQATNTNLCPPSSYDSEDPFCLRCEWLQNCELRRLRKNDPLV, encoded by the coding sequence ATGGCAAAGAGAAATTACGGCTCTAGTCTGAAGCTGTTCGGATTTTCCGTATTCCATCCCCTGAATATCATATTATTTACGAACTTCGCCGTATGGGGACTCCTCATGCTCGAAGGCGGCGGGGGAATTCTAACTTATTATTTTGGCCTAAATCCAAGTCTCGTTGTTGAGAAGGGGATGGTTTGGCAGATCTTTACGTACGGCTTTCTTCACGTAGTAGGCGAAGGATTATTTATGCCTTTTTTACATATCGGTATGAATATGTTTGGCTTGTATACACTTGGATTTTGGATTTGTCGCTATATGAACGAGTGGAAATTCTTTACGATTTATCTTTTATCCCAACTCGGTGGGGGAATTTTCGTGGTGGTTTTTGCTTTTGTCGGGTTAAAGACAGGCTTGGTACCAGAATATTCTTCTTGGGATAGTTATCATACTTCTACAATAGGTGCTAGTGGAGGTGTCTTTGGAATTCTCGCCATATTTGGGAATCTTTTTCCTGAGGCGAGATTTGCCTTCCCACCTGTACGAGCAAAATATGCACCATGGGTGCTCGTAGGTGTGGGCTTTGCTTATGACCTTTTTACATTACTTCAGTATTATCGGAGCGAAGATCATCAGACCTCTTTTTTTGGAATGATGAGTAATTCAGGACATCTTGGCGGTGCAGTATTCGGTTTACTTGCGCTAAAAATTTTCTCCCATTGGGGAAAGCCTGTGAAATCTCCGATCTTTATCAAAAGGATTAAGAAAGAAGCGAGTCCAAATGCTCCGATTCCGATGGATAATTTGTTCGAAGTTCAAATTCGTAAAAACCGCGATTTATTAAGTAAGTTGCATTCGATTTCGTCCGTCGAAGAAAGGGAGAAAGTTCTACAGCCATTGCAAGCTACTAATACGAATCTTTGCCCGCCTTCTTCTTACGACTCTGAAGATCCGTTTTGCCTACGTTGCGAGTGGTTGCAAAATTGTGAATTACGTAGGTTGAGAAAGAATGATCCTCTCGTCTAA